The sequence below is a genomic window from Variovorax paradoxus B4.
GGAACCGGCGCCGTCGACGATTCGCGCGTGGCCACTTCGCCGCGCAGCGTATAGGCGAGCGAGCGCGTGATGCGCAGGTCGGCCATCTGCCCGACCAGACGCGCGTCGCCTTCGAAGTTGACGACGCGGTTGCAGGCGGTGCGGCCCATCAGCTCGTTCGCATCCTTGCGCGAGGCGCCTTCGACCAGCACGCGCTGCGTGGTGCCGACCAGCGCATCGCCGAAGCGGCGCACGTTGCCGTCGATCACACGCTGCAGCGTCTGCAGGCGGGCCAGCTTCACCGCATGGGGCGTGTCGTCGTGCAGTGCCGCGGCGGGCGTGCCGGGGCGCGGGCTGAAGATGAAGCTGAAGCTGTTGTCGAACTGGCAGTCGTCGATCAGCTTCATCATCTTCGCGAAGTCTTCGTCGGTCTCGCCCGGGAAGCCGACGATGAAGTCGCTGGAGAGCGCGAGTTCGGGCCGGATGGCGCGCAGCTTGCGCACGGTGCTCTTGTATTCCATGGCGGTGTAGCCGCGCTTCATGGCCATCAGGATGCGGTCGCTGCCGTGCTGCACCGGCAGGTGCAGGTGGCTCACCAGCTGCGGCACCTTGGCGTAGGCCTCGATGAGCCGCGGCGTGAACTCGTTGGGATGGCTGGTGGTGTAGCGGATGCGCTCGATGCCGGGAATTTCGGCGACGTATTCGATCAGGAGCGCGAAGTCGGCGATCTCGGCCGTGTCTCCCATGCGGCCGCGGTAGGCGTTCACGTTCTGCCCCAGCAGCGTGACTTCGCGCACGCCCTGGTCTGCCAGGCCGGCAATTTCCACCAGCACGTCGTCGAGCGGACGGTTCACTTCCTCGCCGCGGGTGTAGGGCACCACGCAGTAGCTGCAGTACTTGGAGCAGCCCTCCATGATCGACACGAAGGCGGTGGCGCCCTCGACGCGCGCGGGCGGCAGGTGGTCGAACTTCTCGATCTCGGGAAAGCTGATGTCGACCTGCGGGCGGTTCAGGCGCTCGCGGTCGTTCAGCATCTCGGGCAGGCGGTGCAGCGTCTGCGGGCCGAACACGATGTCGACGTAGGGCGCGCGCGCAATGATGGCCTCGCCTTCCTGGCTCGCCACGCAGCCGCCCACGCCGATCTTCACGCCCTTGGCCTTCAGGTGCTTCACGCGGCCGAGGTCGGAGAACACCTTTTCCTGGGCCTTCT
It includes:
- the miaB gene encoding tRNA (N6-isopentenyl adenosine(37)-C2)-methylthiotransferase MiaB; translated protein: MSKKVFIKTFGCQMNEYDSDKMADVLNAAQGYEPTQNVDEADLILFNTCSVREKAQEKVFSDLGRVKHLKAKGVKIGVGGCVASQEGEAIIARAPYVDIVFGPQTLHRLPEMLNDRERLNRPQVDISFPEIEKFDHLPPARVEGATAFVSIMEGCSKYCSYCVVPYTRGEEVNRPLDDVLVEIAGLADQGVREVTLLGQNVNAYRGRMGDTAEIADFALLIEYVAEIPGIERIRYTTSHPNEFTPRLIEAYAKVPQLVSHLHLPVQHGSDRILMAMKRGYTAMEYKSTVRKLRAIRPELALSSDFIVGFPGETDEDFAKMMKLIDDCQFDNSFSFIFSPRPGTPAAALHDDTPHAVKLARLQTLQRVIDGNVRRFGDALVGTTQRVLVEGASRKDANELMGRTACNRVVNFEGDARLVGQMADLRITRSLAYTLRGEVATRESSTAPVPTALAA